A window from Chryseobacterium vaccae encodes these proteins:
- a CDS encoding protein-disulfide reductase DsbD family protein, giving the protein MKFRNWFLAVLLFLAAGINAQIKNPVKFKFTVNDLGNNQYEAVLNATMESGWHIYSKDLPEDTGIPTEYKVSGKNIELIGKFTEVGKKHEEFSEAFGGTIVYYSNTAGFKQKFKLKDPTKPADVTSEITYQTCDDRVCLAPNTLEFNQKVTPKGVEEAAATDETAEPAKDSAKVTETVATDPAKGEVTITEASKLDPKQLKIETLDFQKPLTDCGTASTKVDENYWTYLFLGFIGGLIALLTPCVFPMIPLTVSFFTKGSKNKAKGKRDALIYGFFILLIFVLLSLPFHLIDGIAGNIFNEISTSVWLNIAFFIIFIFFAGSFFGYYDITLPSSIANKSSKAEEAGGIIGIFFMALTLVIVSFSCTGPILGSLLGSAVTGSTNVPMLLTFALAGFGLAWAIVFGLLALFPQALQSLSKSGGWMNTVKVVLGFVELALALKFLSKADLVSKTFFLKRELFIAIWIIIALGLALYLFGLIRFPHDDKKPKISITRKILGAWGMGFVIYLIQGLIPSDRPKLQLLSGILPPLNVSYFHDEKDGILGMHPEHDFFKAIEIAKKENKPILIDFTGYGCENCRKMEEFVWSEPDILPTLQNDVVLASLYVDDKEELPEDQKTKIDLGDGQIKKVKTIGDRWSLFQQVNFNNNSQPHYVLITPDGKVINTPVSGYMPKEDFKKFLECGVEYFKKSK; this is encoded by the coding sequence ATGAAATTTAGAAACTGGTTTTTAGCAGTCCTCCTATTTTTAGCGGCAGGAATCAATGCACAGATTAAAAATCCTGTAAAATTTAAGTTCACCGTCAATGACTTAGGGAACAATCAGTATGAAGCTGTTTTGAATGCCACCATGGAAAGCGGATGGCATATTTATTCCAAAGATCTTCCTGAAGATACCGGGATTCCTACTGAATATAAGGTTTCAGGGAAAAATATTGAACTGATTGGTAAATTCACCGAAGTCGGTAAAAAGCACGAGGAATTTTCTGAGGCTTTCGGAGGAACTATTGTATATTACTCCAATACAGCAGGCTTCAAACAGAAATTCAAATTAAAAGATCCTACAAAACCCGCAGACGTTACTTCTGAAATTACCTATCAGACCTGTGATGACAGGGTGTGTCTGGCTCCCAATACTTTAGAATTCAACCAAAAAGTTACTCCAAAAGGTGTTGAGGAAGCAGCAGCGACTGACGAAACGGCTGAACCAGCCAAAGATTCCGCAAAAGTAACAGAAACAGTTGCTACAGATCCTGCAAAAGGAGAAGTAACGATTACAGAGGCTTCTAAACTGGACCCAAAACAGCTGAAAATTGAAACCCTTGATTTCCAGAAACCACTAACGGACTGCGGAACAGCCTCAACAAAGGTGGATGAAAATTACTGGACCTATCTGTTCTTAGGGTTCATCGGAGGATTAATTGCCTTACTGACCCCTTGTGTATTCCCAATGATTCCACTAACGGTTTCATTCTTTACTAAAGGAAGCAAGAACAAGGCAAAGGGGAAAAGAGATGCATTGATCTATGGATTTTTCATCCTTTTAATCTTCGTTTTGCTAAGTCTTCCGTTTCACTTAATTGATGGAATTGCCGGAAATATTTTCAACGAAATTTCTACCAGTGTATGGCTGAATATTGCGTTCTTCATCATATTTATCTTCTTTGCAGGTAGTTTCTTCGGATACTACGATATTACGCTTCCAAGCTCTATTGCCAACAAATCTTCAAAGGCTGAGGAAGCAGGAGGAATTATCGGTATTTTCTTTATGGCTTTAACGCTTGTGATTGTTTCATTCTCATGTACGGGCCCTATTCTGGGAAGTTTATTGGGAAGCGCTGTAACAGGCTCTACCAACGTTCCGATGCTGCTTACTTTTGCTCTGGCAGGGTTCGGACTGGCATGGGCGATTGTTTTTGGGCTACTGGCTTTATTCCCTCAGGCTTTACAAAGTCTTTCGAAATCCGGAGGATGGATGAATACCGTGAAAGTGGTCTTAGGTTTTGTAGAATTGGCACTGGCTTTAAAATTCTTATCCAAAGCTGACCTGGTTTCCAAAACATTCTTCTTAAAAAGAGAACTTTTCATTGCAATCTGGATTATCATTGCATTAGGCCTCGCTTTATATCTGTTCGGGCTGATCAGATTCCCGCATGATGATAAAAAACCTAAAATCTCCATTACCAGAAAGATTTTGGGGGCTTGGGGAATGGGTTTTGTGATTTATCTCATTCAGGGATTAATTCCTTCTGACCGCCCGAAACTTCAGCTGTTAAGCGGAATCCTCCCTCCTCTGAATGTAAGTTATTTCCATGACGAAAAAGACGGCATCTTAGGAATGCATCCTGAACATGATTTCTTTAAAGCCATTGAAATTGCGAAGAAAGAGAACAAGCCTATCCTGATTGATTTTACCGGATATGGATGTGAAAACTGCCGTAAAATGGAAGAATTTGTATGGAGTGAGCCGGATATTTTACCAACGCTTCAAAACGATGTTGTCCTGGCTTCTTTATATGTTGATGATAAGGAAGAGCTTCCGGAAGACCAGAAAACAAAGATTGACCTTGGGGACGGACAGATCAAAAAGGTAAAAACTATTGGGGACCGATGGAGCTTATTCCAGCAGGTCAACTTCAATAATAATTCCCAGCCTCACTATGTTTTAATAACGCCCGACGGAAAGGTAATCAACACTCCGGTTTCAGGATACATGCCGAAAGAAGATTTTAAAAAATTCCTCGAATGCGGCGTAGAGTATTTCAAAAAAAGTAAATAA
- a CDS encoding DUF2797 domain-containing protein — MQFQGQILKMTSFDAQPIQYYLNLSGDLIHMNELFGKELHIRHTGFQCVNCGENKPIYRMGFCKSCFFESPYASDTIIRPELSTAHLGVAERDLEVEKEIQLQPHTVYLAYTGDVKVGVTRNTQIPTRWIDQGATFALPIARTENRYEAGMIEVALKEHLPDKTNWKKMLQDDFEGEIDLADFQQKIKEYFPEDFQKFYSEGENLWKFDYPYEKPAKVSSFTLDKKPEFTGKLVGIKGQYLGFEGGDFINVRGHEGYVIELVIK; from the coding sequence ATGCAGTTTCAAGGGCAAATTTTAAAAATGACAAGTTTCGACGCACAGCCGATTCAATATTATCTTAATCTTTCAGGGGATCTTATTCATATGAATGAGCTGTTTGGAAAAGAACTGCATATCAGACATACTGGATTTCAGTGTGTAAACTGCGGTGAAAATAAACCAATTTACAGGATGGGTTTTTGTAAAAGCTGTTTTTTTGAAAGTCCTTATGCCAGTGACACGATTATCCGGCCGGAACTATCTACAGCACATTTAGGAGTTGCTGAGCGTGATCTGGAAGTTGAAAAAGAAATCCAGTTGCAGCCTCATACTGTTTATCTTGCCTATACTGGGGATGTAAAGGTGGGGGTAACAAGAAATACCCAGATTCCGACGAGATGGATTGATCAGGGAGCTACTTTTGCCCTGCCGATTGCCAGAACTGAAAACCGCTACGAAGCAGGAATGATAGAGGTTGCTTTGAAAGAACATCTGCCTGATAAGACTAACTGGAAGAAAATGCTTCAAGATGATTTTGAAGGTGAGATTGATCTTGCTGATTTTCAACAAAAAATAAAAGAATATTTCCCGGAAGACTTCCAGAAATTCTACAGTGAAGGTGAAAATTTATGGAAATTTGACTACCCTTATGAAAAGCCTGCAAAAGTAAGTTCTTTCACATTGGATAAAAAACCGGAATTCACAGGAAAACTAGTTGGAATTAAAGGGCAATATCTGGGTTTTGAAGGAGGAGATTTTATCAATGTAAGAGGGCATGAGGGATATGTAATTGAATTGGTAATAAAATAG
- a CDS encoding GDP-mannose 4,6-dehydratase, giving the protein MVYLITGGSGFIGSHLTEKLLRNGHSVINVDNFDDFYSYQIKIKNTLESIGQNSDFTFTDKESDIRQLAQLTQSNKYTLYYQDIRDKKGLENILKNHSIDMIIHLAALAGVRPSIERPLEYEEVNVRGTMNLWELCKEFNIKKFICASSSSVYGNNEKIPFEEMDNVDNPISPYAATKKCGEILGHVYHQLYGIDMIQLRFFTVYGPRQRPDLAIHKFTKLISEGHEIPFYGDGNTARDYTYIDDIIDGITKSVLYLEDHSNVYEVLNLGESQVITLSEMVSIIENTLGMSAIRKNLPMQPGDVKKTNADIAKARTLIGYKPDTDFQNGIKKFVEWFLRK; this is encoded by the coding sequence ATGGTTTATCTAATAACAGGAGGAAGCGGATTCATCGGATCACATTTAACAGAAAAATTATTAAGAAATGGACATTCTGTCATAAACGTTGACAATTTTGATGATTTCTACAGTTATCAGATCAAAATTAAAAATACTTTAGAATCTATTGGTCAAAATTCGGATTTTACATTTACTGACAAAGAGTCGGATATCCGGCAGCTGGCCCAGCTTACACAATCCAACAAATACACTCTTTACTATCAAGATATTAGAGACAAAAAAGGACTTGAAAACATCCTCAAAAACCACTCTATTGATATGATTATTCATCTGGCCGCTCTCGCCGGGGTACGCCCCTCTATCGAACGCCCACTGGAATACGAAGAAGTCAACGTCAGAGGAACCATGAACCTGTGGGAACTCTGCAAGGAATTTAATATTAAAAAATTCATATGCGCCTCTTCATCAAGCGTTTATGGAAATAACGAAAAAATCCCTTTTGAAGAAATGGATAATGTGGATAACCCTATTTCTCCTTATGCTGCAACCAAGAAATGCGGGGAAATTTTAGGACATGTATACCATCAGCTTTATGGTATCGACATGATTCAATTGAGATTTTTCACGGTATATGGCCCGAGACAGAGACCGGATCTCGCGATTCATAAGTTTACAAAACTAATTTCTGAAGGACATGAAATTCCTTTCTATGGCGACGGAAATACAGCCAGAGACTATACTTATATTGATGATATTATCGATGGAATCACCAAATCCGTCCTTTATTTAGAAGACCACTCCAATGTCTATGAAGTCCTTAATCTGGGAGAGAGCCAGGTTATTACTCTATCTGAAATGGTATCCATAATAGAAAATACACTTGGAATGTCTGCCATCAGAAAAAATCTGCCAATGCAGCCGGGAGATGTCAAAAAAACCAATGCAGATATAGCAAAAGCCCGGACATTAATAGGCTACAAACCAGACACCGACTTCCAAAATGGCATAAAAAAATTTGTGGAATGGTTTTTGAGAAAATGA
- a CDS encoding DUF2795 domain-containing protein, protein MYWTLELASYLSDAPWPMTKAELIDYAIRTGAPMEVVENLQAIEDEGEIYESIEEVWSDYPTDEDFLWNEDEY, encoded by the coding sequence ATGTACTGGACATTAGAATTAGCCTCATATCTAAGTGACGCACCTTGGCCAATGACAAAAGCAGAACTTATTGACTATGCAATCAGAACTGGTGCACCTATGGAAGTAGTGGAAAACCTTCAGGCTATTGAGGACGAAGGAGAAATCTATGAATCAATAGAAGAAGTTTGGAGTGACTATCCTACAGATGAGGATTTCCTTTGGAACGAAGACGAATATTAA
- the secA gene encoding preprotein translocase subunit SecA, producing the protein MSFLNKVLKGFLGDKKAQDLKEVKKVVTKIKAVEPAIQQLTDDGLRQKTAEFKENIKSATSKITAQIEQIREQVKNSTNVDEKEALFSKIESLKKESYEIEEKVLGEILPEAFALVKETARRWAQNGEIRITATDWDRQLAAAGKDFVEIQGDTAIWKNSWDAAGTPVVWDMVHYDVQFIGGVILHSGKIAEMATGEGKTLVGTLPIYLNSLPERGVHVVTVNDYLAKRDSAWMGPLYQFHGMSIDCIDNHQPNSDGRRKAYNSDITYGTNNEFGFDYLRDNMVTSPSELVQRELNFAIVDEVDSVLVDDARTPLIISGPVPQGDRQEFDVLKPSIDRIVDVQKKTVSTIFNEAKKLIAAGNNKEGGFKLLQAYRGLPKNRQLIKFLSESGNRALLQKTEAQYMQDNNRDMPIVDKDLYFVIEEKNNQVDLTDKGVEYMSQGNSDPNFFVLPDIGTEIAEVEAKNLTKEEEFEAKERLFSDFAEKSERVHTMSQLLKAYTLFEKDDEYVVIDGEVKIVDEQTGRIMEGRRYSDGLHQAIEAKENVKIEAATQTFATITLQNYFRMYNKLAGMTGTAETEAGELWEIYKLDVVVIPTNRPILRHDRQDLVYKTNREKYNAVIEEVEKLTAAGRPVLVGTTSVEISQLLSKALQLRKIQHQVLNAKLHKKEAEIVAGAGQPGVVTIATNMAGRGTDIKLSKEVKEAGGLAIIGTERHDSRRVDRQLRGRAGRQGDPGSSQFYVSLEDNLMRLFGSERIAKMMDRMGHKEGEVIQHSMISKSIERAQKKVEENNFGIRKRLLEYDDVMNKQRDVIYKRRKNALFGDHLKYDITNMIFDVANSIAAKGKSTGSFKDFEYDIIKTFTMESPVSENDFKTKNLQDLTNILFKAAQEDYQMKLNLLKEKSFPIIENVYQNQGSMFKMIQVPFSDGHKTMTIVADLKEAYDTQCESLINDFEKNITLSIIDENWKLHLREMDDLRRSSQGAVYEQKDPLVIYKQESFHLFSEMVDKMNKEIISFLYKGEIPA; encoded by the coding sequence ATGAGTTTTTTAAACAAAGTTCTTAAAGGGTTTTTGGGAGACAAAAAAGCGCAGGACCTAAAAGAAGTAAAAAAAGTTGTAACAAAAATCAAAGCTGTAGAACCAGCCATCCAACAGCTAACTGATGATGGACTGAGACAAAAAACTGCTGAATTTAAAGAGAACATAAAATCTGCAACCAGCAAAATAACAGCTCAGATAGAACAGATAAGAGAGCAGGTAAAAAATTCAACTAACGTAGATGAAAAAGAAGCTCTTTTCTCAAAGATTGAATCTCTGAAGAAAGAATCATACGAAATTGAAGAGAAAGTTCTTGGTGAGATCCTTCCGGAAGCTTTTGCCCTGGTAAAAGAAACTGCAAGAAGATGGGCACAGAACGGAGAAATCCGTATTACAGCAACAGACTGGGACAGACAGCTGGCTGCTGCGGGTAAAGATTTCGTAGAGATTCAGGGGGATACTGCGATCTGGAAAAACTCATGGGACGCTGCCGGGACTCCTGTAGTCTGGGATATGGTCCATTATGATGTTCAGTTTATCGGAGGGGTTATTCTTCACAGCGGTAAAATTGCCGAAATGGCAACCGGTGAGGGTAAAACCCTGGTAGGAACATTACCTATTTACTTAAATTCACTTCCCGAAAGAGGAGTTCACGTTGTAACCGTGAATGACTACCTTGCCAAAAGGGACTCCGCATGGATGGGGCCTCTTTATCAGTTCCACGGAATGTCTATCGATTGTATCGATAACCACCAGCCGAACTCGGACGGAAGAAGAAAAGCATATAACTCAGATATTACCTACGGAACAAATAACGAATTCGGTTTTGATTATCTGAGAGATAACATGGTAACTTCACCTTCAGAACTGGTACAGAGAGAACTGAACTTCGCTATCGTAGATGAGGTGGATTCTGTATTGGTAGATGATGCAAGAACACCTTTAATTATTTCCGGTCCGGTTCCTCAGGGAGACAGACAGGAGTTTGATGTTCTTAAACCTTCTATTGACAGAATTGTTGATGTTCAGAAGAAAACAGTTTCTACCATTTTCAATGAAGCTAAAAAATTAATTGCAGCAGGAAACAACAAAGAAGGAGGATTTAAACTTCTTCAGGCTTACAGAGGTCTTCCTAAGAACAGACAGTTAATCAAATTCTTATCGGAAAGCGGAAACAGAGCATTGCTTCAAAAGACTGAAGCTCAGTATATGCAGGATAACAACCGTGATATGCCGATTGTAGATAAAGATCTTTACTTCGTAATCGAGGAGAAGAACAATCAGGTAGACCTTACAGACAAAGGTGTAGAATACATGTCTCAGGGGAACTCTGATCCTAACTTCTTCGTTCTTCCGGACATCGGAACTGAGATTGCTGAAGTAGAAGCTAAAAACCTTACCAAAGAAGAGGAATTTGAAGCTAAAGAAAGATTGTTCTCTGATTTTGCTGAAAAATCTGAGCGCGTACACACCATGAGCCAGCTATTGAAAGCCTATACGTTATTTGAAAAAGATGATGAGTATGTAGTGATTGATGGCGAGGTGAAAATTGTAGACGAGCAGACAGGACGTATCATGGAAGGAAGACGTTATTCAGACGGTCTTCACCAGGCAATTGAAGCTAAAGAAAATGTAAAAATCGAAGCGGCAACCCAGACTTTTGCCACGATTACCCTTCAGAACTATTTCCGTATGTACAACAAACTTGCGGGGATGACGGGTACTGCTGAAACAGAAGCTGGCGAACTTTGGGAGATCTACAAACTTGATGTAGTGGTAATTCCTACCAACCGTCCTATTTTAAGACATGACAGACAGGATTTAGTTTACAAAACTAACCGTGAAAAATATAACGCTGTAATTGAAGAAGTTGAAAAGCTAACCGCTGCCGGAAGACCTGTTCTTGTAGGAACAACTTCTGTTGAAATTTCACAGTTGCTTTCTAAGGCCCTTCAATTAAGAAAAATTCAGCACCAGGTATTGAACGCGAAGCTTCACAAAAAAGAAGCAGAAATCGTTGCCGGAGCAGGACAGCCGGGAGTTGTAACCATTGCAACCAACATGGCGGGTCGTGGTACCGACATTAAGCTTTCAAAAGAAGTAAAAGAAGCTGGTGGTTTGGCCATTATTGGTACAGAAAGACACGATTCAAGACGTGTTGACAGACAGCTTAGAGGTAGAGCAGGACGTCAGGGAGATCCTGGAAGTTCTCAGTTCTATGTATCTCTTGAGGATAATCTGATGCGTTTATTCGGTTCTGAAAGAATTGCTAAAATGATGGACAGAATGGGTCATAAAGAAGGTGAAGTTATCCAGCACTCTATGATCAGCAAGTCTATTGAAAGAGCTCAGAAAAAAGTGGAAGAAAACAACTTCGGGATCAGAAAGAGACTTCTTGAATATGATGACGTAATGAACAAACAGCGTGACGTGATCTACAAGAGAAGAAAGAACGCTCTGTTCGGAGATCACCTGAAGTATGATATCACCAACATGATTTTTGATGTTGCCAATTCTATTGCAGCTAAAGGAAAATCTACCGGAAGCTTTAAAGATTTCGAATATGATATCATCAAAACCTTTACCATGGAATCTCCGGTTTCTGAAAATGATTTCAAAACGAAAAACCTTCAGGACCTGACCAATATTTTATTTAAAGCGGCTCAGGAAGATTATCAGATGAAGCTTAATCTTCTGAAAGAAAAATCATTCCCTATCATTGAGAATGTATATCAAAACCAAGGGTCTATGTTTAAAATGATCCAGGTTCCTTTCTCAGACGGACATAAGACAATGACCATCGTAGCCGACCTGAAAGAGGCTTATGATACGCAGTGTGAAAGCCTTATCAACGATTTTGAAAAGAATATTACCCTTTCTATCATCGATGAAAACTGGAAGCTTCACCTTCGTGAAATGGATGACCTTAGAAGATCTTCTCAAGGTGCCGTTTATGAGCAGAAAGATCCGCTTGTGATTTACAAACAGGAATCATTCCACCTATTCAGTGAAATGGTAGACAAAATGAACAAAGAAATTATTTCTTTCTTATATAAAGGAGAAATTCCTGCTTAG
- a CDS encoding TonB-dependent siderophore receptor, producing MKNVLICASMLSSMLAFAQKKDTIKSNAIEEVVVNGRYYQKYKLNEVSGSLRLQTPIIELPQNVQSVSSQVLSDQITLNMSEGIVRNVSGARKVEHWDNVYSNVFMRGASIATYMNGMNVSSTWGPINPDASIIDRIEFVKGPAGFMGSMGDPAGFYNVVTKKPTGKFANSVRFTTGSYNLFRGEADLDGVLIKNGVLDYRLNLMGSSNKSWVENDKTSKIIIAPSITFRPTKTTTFTAQYNFQHLKFNQPGAYIMSKEGYATLGVHTNFNDPNFKETKVRDQSLFLSLDQKLYKDWVWSTQYAYMDMNYDGGSWWGDFRTPSDPNIFSRDLSNWQAIGKNHIFQTYLRGSLNTGNIVHKIIAGFDYGDRKYQADFSSMGSGGSINIHNIMYGVDPAALPSQDAYFLNRNAAFYDDEGVKYTSYYAQDQIEMFNNKLRLTLAGRYTSGTTYAGYPNLGEVTPDKAGEFTPRVGASYSITEDFSAYGVFDKTFSPQSANTFTGSISAPLKGQNIEFGLKKDWFGGKWNSTFAVYEIRRQNILTKDFVNSTPSKTFYYANGEQRARGFEADLKGEIVKGLNIIINYAYTDAKTIKDTNPEILGAASPGNAKNVQNTWVSYHFSDSLLKGFGISAGYQYQGGRVSWYGTNSGNQSLPDYFDTNFGITYRAKKFDINLMLNNALNRKLFSGYYDPGYNTPNDTSDDKYVWIYNAPRNWRLSIGYKF from the coding sequence ATGAAAAATGTACTGATCTGTGCTTCTATGCTAAGTTCTATGCTGGCTTTCGCCCAGAAAAAAGATACCATCAAATCCAATGCTATTGAAGAAGTTGTAGTCAACGGAAGGTATTATCAGAAATATAAGCTTAATGAAGTTTCCGGATCATTAAGACTTCAGACTCCTATTATAGAGCTTCCGCAAAATGTACAGTCAGTCAGTTCACAGGTTTTATCCGATCAGATTACCCTCAACATGTCTGAAGGAATTGTGCGAAACGTGAGCGGCGCAAGAAAAGTAGAACACTGGGATAATGTCTATTCAAACGTTTTCATGAGAGGAGCAAGTATCGCCACTTATATGAACGGAATGAACGTTTCTTCCACATGGGGGCCTATTAACCCTGATGCATCCATTATAGACAGAATAGAATTTGTGAAAGGGCCTGCCGGATTCATGGGATCTATGGGAGACCCTGCCGGATTTTATAATGTAGTTACCAAAAAACCTACGGGAAAATTTGCAAACAGTGTAAGATTCACAACAGGAAGTTACAATCTTTTCCGAGGCGAAGCTGACCTGGATGGCGTTCTTATTAAAAACGGGGTATTGGATTACCGCTTAAACTTAATGGGCAGCTCCAACAAATCATGGGTAGAAAATGACAAAACAAGCAAAATCATTATTGCTCCTTCTATAACTTTCAGGCCTACAAAAACAACGACTTTTACTGCACAATATAATTTTCAGCATTTAAAATTCAACCAGCCGGGTGCCTATATCATGTCGAAAGAAGGCTATGCCACACTAGGGGTCCACACTAACTTTAATGATCCTAATTTTAAAGAAACTAAAGTAAGAGATCAAAGCTTATTCTTAAGCCTGGATCAAAAGCTTTATAAAGACTGGGTATGGAGCACACAGTATGCTTATATGGACATGAACTATGATGGAGGTTCATGGTGGGGAGATTTCAGAACACCTTCTGACCCTAATATCTTTTCAAGAGACCTGAGCAACTGGCAAGCTATCGGAAAAAATCATATTTTCCAGACTTATTTAAGAGGAAGCCTGAATACAGGAAATATTGTACATAAAATCATTGCCGGATTTGACTATGGAGACAGAAAGTACCAGGCTGATTTCTCTTCAATGGGAAGCGGAGGCTCTATAAATATTCACAATATCATGTATGGTGTAGATCCTGCTGCCCTTCCTTCACAAGATGCTTATTTCCTGAACAGAAATGCCGCATTCTATGATGATGAAGGAGTAAAATATACTTCATATTATGCACAGGATCAGATTGAAATGTTCAATAATAAGCTTCGTCTTACTCTGGCAGGAAGATATACCAGCGGAACAACTTATGCAGGATATCCCAATCTGGGTGAGGTTACTCCTGATAAAGCCGGAGAATTTACACCGAGAGTAGGTGCAAGCTATTCCATCACAGAAGATTTTTCCGCATACGGAGTATTTGACAAAACATTCTCCCCTCAGTCCGCCAATACTTTTACAGGTTCAATATCGGCTCCGTTAAAGGGCCAGAACATTGAATTTGGTTTGAAAAAAGACTGGTTCGGAGGAAAATGGAATTCAACATTTGCGGTATATGAGATAAGAAGGCAAAATATTTTAACCAAAGATTTTGTAAACAGTACCCCTTCAAAAACCTTCTATTATGCTAATGGAGAACAAAGAGCCAGAGGTTTTGAAGCTGATCTGAAAGGAGAAATTGTAAAAGGTCTGAACATTATTATCAATTATGCTTACACTGACGCCAAAACCATTAAAGACACTAATCCGGAAATTCTTGGAGCGGCTTCCCCGGGGAATGCTAAAAACGTACAAAATACCTGGGTTTCTTATCACTTTAGCGACAGCTTATTAAAGGGATTCGGTATATCTGCCGGTTATCAGTATCAGGGAGGAAGAGTTTCCTGGTATGGCACAAATTCCGGAAACCAGTCATTGCCTGATTACTTTGATACCAATTTCGGAATCACCTACAGGGCTAAGAAGTTTGATATCAATCTGATGCTTAACAATGCTTTGAACAGAAAGCTGTTCAGTGGTTACTATGATCCGGGATACAATACACCGAATGATACAAGTGACGATAAATACGTATGGATCTACAATGCCCCGCGCAACTGGAGACTATCAATAGGATATAAATTTTAA
- a CDS encoding PepSY-associated TM helix domain-containing protein, whose protein sequence is MKKKHHHKKKTSPAKKWSAKLHLWFGLSVGIIVFIVSLTGTLYVFKDEIQNSLRKEAIYVKETSAEPISIHVLKEKVSTELNEKFPLNSVEIPLDKNKSYRFLYYEKNKKGWNYFEEVKINKLVYVDQYNGKILAVYDEKYNFFNILKYIHWSLLLNSEWGKYVVGIPTVLFIIMLITGIVLWWPKNKKARKGRFWFSWENVKTWKRRNYDLHNVLGFYASFIALLMSVTGIYFAYPYVKNTIHFTLSGAADLPKDKEIKSPDSLMAKNSSVYDLTAQQTRKLYAGSASFRIPLSGKNKKGKDLKNIPITIYGEEGRFSERNTLVFDKYSGKLLANKPHQQLSNAEKYANANYDIHTGSYFGLFGKIIWFITGLICTSLPVTGFLVWWGKQKKQGKKI, encoded by the coding sequence ATGAAGAAAAAACATCATCATAAGAAGAAAACTTCACCTGCAAAAAAATGGTCTGCCAAACTGCATCTGTGGTTTGGTTTGTCCGTTGGAATCATTGTTTTCATTGTTTCACTGACGGGAACTCTCTATGTGTTTAAAGACGAAATACAAAACAGTCTGCGAAAGGAGGCTATTTATGTAAAAGAAACGTCAGCTGAACCCATTTCTATTCATGTTCTGAAGGAAAAAGTCAGCACAGAGCTTAATGAAAAATTTCCGTTGAATTCTGTGGAAATTCCTTTGGATAAAAATAAGTCCTACCGCTTTCTGTACTATGAGAAAAATAAAAAAGGGTGGAATTATTTTGAAGAAGTAAAGATCAACAAATTAGTGTACGTAGACCAGTACAACGGGAAAATTTTGGCAGTATATGATGAAAAATATAACTTCTTCAACATCCTGAAATACATCCACTGGAGCCTCCTGCTCAACTCCGAATGGGGGAAATATGTGGTAGGTATCCCTACCGTTCTCTTTATCATCATGCTGATCACCGGGATTGTTTTATGGTGGCCGAAAAATAAAAAAGCGAGAAAAGGACGCTTCTGGTTCAGCTGGGAGAATGTAAAGACCTGGAAACGCAGAAACTATGATCTTCATAATGTATTAGGATTTTACGCTTCATTTATTGCCCTGTTAATGAGTGTTACAGGAATCTATTTCGCTTATCCGTATGTGAAAAATACCATTCATTTTACGTTATCCGGAGCGGCAGACCTTCCCAAAGACAAAGAAATCAAGTCTCCTGATTCGCTGATGGCTAAAAACAGTTCAGTATATGATCTTACGGCACAACAAACGAGAAAATTATATGCAGGATCTGCCAGCTTCAGAATTCCTCTGAGCGGAAAAAACAAGAAAGGAAAAGACCTGAAGAATATTCCGATAACGATTTACGGAGAGGAAGGAAGATTCAGCGAAAGAAACACCCTGGTCTTCGACAAATACTCAGGAAAACTTCTGGCCAATAAACCTCATCAGCAGTTAAGCAATGCTGAAAAATACGCGAACGCCAATTATGACATCCACACAGGATCTTATTTCGGGCTGTTCGGGAAAATCATCTGGTTCATCACCGGGCTCATCTGTACCTCACTTCCTGTAACAGGATTTCTGGTATGGTGGGGAAAACAAAAGAAACAAGGAAAGAAAATATAA